The genomic window attcttgaaccaagtgttagctatgattaagttatgctctgtgcggaattctaccaggcagcttcctctttcatttcttagctccaatccatattcacctacaatgtttccttctcttccttttgctactgtcgaattccagtcacccatgactattaaattttcatttcccttcactagctgaataatttcttttatctcatcatacatttcatcaatttcttcatcatctgcagagctagttggcatataaacttgtactactgtagtaggtgtgggcttcgtgtctaccttggccacaataatgcgttcactatgctgtttgtagtagcttacccacagtcctattttttttttattaattgttaaacctactcctgcattacccctatttgattttgtatttataaccctgtattcacccgaccaaaagtcttgttcctcctgccaccaaacttcactatatctaactttaacctatccatttccctttttaaattttctaacctacctgcccgattaagggatctgatattccacgctccaatccgtagaacgccagttttctttctactaaAATGTGTTTTTGCATAAATCCTGATACAAAAGTAATATCCCATATTGTTTCCTGGGACTAAGTTGGTTAGTCAAACCTAATTTCAACATCAGTTACGAGTGACAAGATAGTGCATGCACCCTGGCAATGGATAAGTTAGGGCCATCTAAAGGCTGAGTGATAGGTAGTGTACATCATTTCTCGTTTTACTATTATAGTTATGAATGCTACTGTTGTTTGTGAACTGTAAATTGACAACAAATTTCGTAATGTAGTAAATGTACTATGATGCTGCTGTCAGAATGCCCAGCTGCTAAAAGTTTTGTTTACAAGAGGTTCTACAGTGAAAACAACATATCCATACTACATGTTtgtgtttaattaacttttttttgcCCTCAGTGATGAGTtagcccagaatatgatgccataagacattagtgaatgaaaataagaaaagtaaatcaacttttttgtattttcatctccaaaatctgGTACTATTTGTAACACAAATTTACAGAGCTTAGATTTTTAAGGAGATCTGTAACATACAATTTCCCATTCAGGTTCTTATTGATGTAAATGTTTAAGAATGATGAATATTTCTGTGGGGTTTCCAGTTCAGGTCCTTATCGATATAAGTACCTATGAATGTTTAATATTCTCTTTCATGTATTCATTTAGTCTCCTGCATTATTTCTAATGGTATGGTCAGGCTTTGTGCAGTACATAACTACATGTATTGTGTATAAATGCAGAGTCTCGCAgcaataacattgaataaaatgttctcgggtttccaaccgtgtcaattgcttaaaactacacgagctttcggccaagcactccttggccattgtcaagtgttacgaCTGCCAGTGGGCttttggtgcgcccttatatacgctagctgccagcTGTGACAGTCACTGGTGCccatgacattgccatatatgggcaagTTTTGAgttggcgttcgatgtgccctcttcaaccgcgctattgctggatcccacacagcactgagctgcaagccaccgtctctattcagggtgtttgtggtaatttttatttcaacagcttcctttattaaactgtaccagaagccgttagtgcgagccacgacagcggtatcgtcaaattttatgtggtgaccgttttctaacgcgtgCTCAGCTAACACAGATTACTCTgggtagcgtaggcgataatacctctcgtgttctttcctgcgttgttccacagtgtgcactgtttgtccgatgtacttctggccacactcacaaggtatttcgtagactccaggtgttctgagacctactggaGTACGACctacctggagtctacgaaataccttgtgagtgtggccagaagtacatcggacaaacagtgcacactgtggaacaacgcaggaaagaacacgagaggtattatcgcctacgctacccAGAgtaatctgcgttagctgagcacgcgttagaaaacggtcaccacataaaatttgacgatacctctgtcgtggctcacaCTAACggtttctgggacagtttaataaaggaagctgttgaaataaaaattaccaaaaacaccctgaatagagacagtggcttgcagctcagcgctgcgtgggatccagcgatagtgtggttgaagagggcacatcgaatgccgactcaaaacatgcccatatatggcaatgtcacgggcaccagtgacgtcacagccggcagctagcgtatataagggtgcaccaacagctcactggcagtcataacacttgacaatggccaaggagtgcttggccgaaagctcgtgtagttttaagcaattgacaagGTTGAAAACCCAAGAACATTTTATTCTACATGTATTGTGTTTACGTAAGTACAGTAACAGTCCAACTGCAGTGAACCAGTCATTGATTTTTTAATAAAGGTTATTTAAATTTAATCGTTGAAGTTTCCTCCCTAGGCATGATCATCATATCTGCATTGCCAATATTGAGAACTGTTTGTGCTTTTTGGGTATATGATGGgagatcatttatgtataacaAGGACAAGAGATCCTCACAACACTATGGTTCATCTGTAGTGGTTAGTCCCCTTTTTGAAGATGCTGTTTCATTTCCTTGGGTTTCTTAATGTGACACTCTACATCCATTTAATAAGATAGGATGAAATCCCATTACCAGTGAGGTATTTGATACTGTACCATGATATTTTATCGGCACTAGGAGAGTACTGTGGAATGCATAATGCAACAGGTGACGTATTTTATTCAAATTTTGTATTATCTGATTTGTGAACTGATAATCAGTAAGTGGTCAATAAAGATGGGGAACTTTATGACACAGACAGCTCGGTCAGTCAGGATGGTGTCTCCATTTAAACGATTCATGTAATCTGCTTATATCACATTGAACCCATAATAGAAACATCTTTTTCTGAGTCTTAAGTTGTCATTTTGACATTTGCCATTGTCATTTTGACATTTTCACATTGGCAAATGTAAAACTGACAACTTGAAGCCcaggaaggaaggaaaaaaaaaaagtttctcttttATCGTTAAATAGATAATCTATCATCAACTTTTGATATGCTGCTTCAACCACAGGGCTGTGTGCTGTTTTACACTTTGAATGTAAAACATTTTATCATTTATAGtatgtaaatttttatttgttatatgAACTGTTGTAAAATATGCACATTGAACTTCACTCTATATCTTGAGTAAAGTGATTTGGCTGTTCTAGAAATAAACACAGGCACACTCACATTCAGAAGTCAATCATTGACTTGTCTTAATGGCTGGAAGGTTTCCACTTAAAATATCCAAAGGGCTTGTATGCATGTCTGGATGCATGACCTAAaagcataaaaatataaaacaagtggTACAGGTCACTGCTCAATGAATTTCTGAGCATCTCTGATGCTATTAGTcacttcctttcatgtttaatttgtgACTTGAgtagaaaatattattattacatgCTACCAAATGCATCCTGATTTCTCTGTTTTGTTCTTATGATCCTTATATGAAATATGGAATGAAGTCTGGAATACTGATTTACCAAACTTGCCCTGCAGCATGTTCCAACAATTCTGTTATTAAGTCCCTTGAAACGTGGTTATAACAATATCATACTGTCTGCACCTACCAGCTTTAGCAACTTTCTTCTGAACTGTGTGTTCCAGCTGTGGCTGAGGACCCATCTCAGTCTTGCAATACTCTAGAAAAGGCCTCGGTAGTCTTTTGCATGCACTTTTATGTACTTGCCTGTCTATCTTACACCATTTATGTTTAACtattcattccacttcatattgtTTCATAACATTACACCTAGTTCTTTAACATGTTGACTGCCCCAAGGCCACCATTGCCTTACACCTGATGCTTGTGCCCACTGGCAGCCACAGCAGAGCTTTGCGTCTGCCACGACAGGGCATTGAAACATTCATCACTGTGTGTGCGGCAGTCAGAGTGTTAATATACTGTGTATTTTGAGTACATAAACACTGAATCAGATCCCCACAGTGGAGGTTATTTTAGCGAAGAGTTATGCTAGTGCTAAATGTTTACTTATGATTAAGAAATGAAGCTTTCCAAATGGAACACTACACAAGGTGGATGTGAAACCTGCAGGAGTCAATAACTAGATTCATCAACTATATCATTTTGTTTTATATAGGTACACGCTATTTAAAAATAATTCACGAATGCATTTTCTCATGGTTCTGTAGAAGTATCTGTAAAGTTGATTAACTGGTACATCACATTAACTCTTGATCTTTCACCAGCTATTTTTCTTATATAAGCCTGCCAAGACTTAATAACAAAGCATATGACAAATGATAAACAAATGCAATAATAGGAAAGTGACATATTTAACTTCCCGAGAACATTAAGagtattaatttgtaattacaatATGTTTTGATATGAGAAACTAAAGGGTTCCACTCAACTATAGTAACTGCATTCCTCGTACTGTACTTGTTGCACCTCAAATTTTGAAGATTTCATCATGGTAGCAAAATCTATATAAGATCTACGACATAGTTACCGTGGAGTTCCAATCTAATCAGAAGTGCAGAAAGAGACAGACAGTGAGAAAGTGCACATTTTTTTGTTCACACACCAGTAAGAAAtggtgcaaaaaaataaataagatcataatttTGTTTAGATGTTTGTTGTATGGATGTTAACAAAATAATGAACAATTTTCATGAAACTGACAGTTATTAAACATCTTGTTCTAGACGCATACACTATCCTCAGTCATATCGCCAGAATAGTGACAAGGAAAAGTTGATATTATGGTATGCTGAAAACTTTCGAAGacagtttaatttttattataaaGATCGGAAACCACTGTTTCTGGCAGCGGAAAATGAATGTGGACTACAGGTATGTTGCTTCTCAGCACTGTTGTgctacttttatttataaaattaatttaagcCTAACAGGTTTGGCATACATATTAAAATTGATTTTAATATACAAAGTTTTGAAGATTGCTATTTTTTAATGTGTTACAACTGTGTAGAAAATATAATCTGCATATTTTCATTCTGGGGTAGGTTTTATAAACATACATATTAGAAATATGGATTGGAACTGTCAGTCACAATTTTCATGTACTCTGAATGTTATGCTTCAGTTAATAAATGACAAGTGCCACAAATGCGGGTTTTACTCATTAAAACATATGactaaagaaaagaaagtaaataGATAACTAAAAATGATGCAGtgcaagtttttaaaaaaaatattcttatATTCTTCAGATATTTCACATCAACAATCAAATTTGTATACAGTCAGAAGACTTACATTTTCAATATTATGACATAAGAAAATGCTCTCTATGTATTTTATCATGACAAAATAGTTGTCATTCAATGTTATATATAAATTAATTGCACACTAACTgaaaaatataattattataaCCCTGAGATCATAGTTTAAGTAACAATACTTAAATACATGAATAATGCAAAGTTTCAGTCATTCTATCACAAAATAAATCCAGCAATATTTGCACAGAGGAAACTATATGCAGATATTTTTGTCTCTCAACAAAATCATCAATAGTTATTTCTTAACTGCTACAGAAAATGGTCTGTACATCCATCAAGGTGAGCAAAGTACCATATCCTGAACTCTCAACATGGAAAGGGTGTGCAGATTTCATCTCTGACCACTTGCAGTATGAACCATTGGACAAACCCACACAGCTGGTAAGTTTCACCTCCAAATATTCAAATGAAAATCTGAGTACAAAACTATTtatgaaacaaattaaatgtgACAATTTAAGGAATAGACATAAGTTGGATAACTCTTGCAATATATACTTCATTTCCTGAAATAATTCTTAGAAATATGTGATAGCAAGATAATCCTACACCTTGCAGTCCTATCTTCACCTTTCCCTCTGTTAAGCTGTGCACAATGATGCAAAAAAGTTGGACTACTTTCGTTACTGTCaaagtggtttttgtgtgtgtgtgtgtgtgtgtgtgtgtgtgtgtgtgtgtgtgtgtgcacccagAAATACAGTAATAAGGTTTTGCTCACTGTATATTCaacataaaattttatataaattcaTAAACCAAAATACAGAACTGGTTACACAGCCTAAAGACGTTCATTCTAGTAACATCCCGCGAATCAGTTTTAACGTCCCACTAAACAAAATATACTTTGGCATGTCAGTTACTGTATGGAAACAGTTTAGGGGCAATAATATTTCTACTGCCTGGTTTTCTGTGACAACTAAAGCGATTAACACAGATTTATAACAGAATTCTAAGTTGAACACTTATTGCTAAATGTCATTATCAACACAAAATTGCAGCAAATTTCAACCCGCGCAGTAACAGTACCTTTAGTGGTGCCTGGGCCTTCGTATGACAGCATCGCTATTAGTAACTCATTTTCTGGAGGATTTTAACTTGTGGATAGTTTAGTAAATCATTAAGGCTATATACGAAACGTTTCAACGACaagaataaaaacagtaaaaaacgTTTCAACTTCGTCACACTTGTGTTTATGTGAAGAGTTGTGGCGCAAGTGGCTGGCGCCTCAGTGCgcaggaactgtcagaaattgtACAGGAACATATCTGTGAAAGCGCCACAAAACAGCGATATCGTTAGTCAAAAACTGACTACTGAACTGCCGGTTTTTATGTGCACGTTGTACCCAACGATACAAAACAAATGTAACAGCCTTCTACTAGAAAGCATTAATAAAATCATGTCCAAAGCGATAGCGTACCTTAAATTAATATTACGCAATGTCAAGAAACATTCAAACTGTCGAGGAGTGAAAAGTCTACACCCTGAAAAACACGACCGACGTTGATTACATACAGTACAACTGTTGCACCGAATATCAACAACAAAACAGGTAAAGCTTCACTACAGTTCCTTCCCACGTAAGGGAGCATAATCCATTTGTTGCTCCCTCGAATTAACGTCACATGACCGCGGTAAAAACGAGCTGCGTACCACTTACTTTCTCCTGGAGCGCGCTTTTTTCGTTTTTGTCTGTCTCGCACGTCGATCGGCGCACGCCCGCACATTGTTGAGCAAGTAgcgaaactgaagaatctgcataGCTGTGATGCTAGGATCAGAGCAGCATTCCAGCCACCGGAGAAACTTCTCTCCGTGTGTCACGGCCTCCGCCGCCGTTGCAGGTGGTTCGTCCGACTCGTCCAGCTCGTCGTCCTCGTCCGACGATCCGTTGTTGTTGCCGGCGCTGCCATTCGCGTTCGTACCGTTACTGGCGCCGCTATTGTGTTGGTCGTGGTGCGTCGTCGCTGACGTATTGGTATTTCCGTGGTTGTTGTTGAATGCAGGAGCGACTGCAGCGAGGTTATTGTTGTTATTGAGAAGCACGCTGTCGAGAAGCGCCGCTGACCTGGAGGCCGTGCCGCCCCCACCACCGTTTAGCGCCGCCCCCGCAGCCCTGAGGTCCGGTGCGGGAGCGGCTGTAAGAGCCGCCAACGGATCACCGGGATATTGCGTGTAGCCGTATCGCTTATACCAACGCCAGAACCATCCGGCGTTGGCCGGTGCCGCCGCAGACGCTGCTCCCCCGGCGACGCCGCCTCCGCTTCCGCCGTTGGCGACGGCCGCTACTGCCGCCCCAGCGGCCGCTGCTGCTGCCAGCTTGTCCGCCGCTGCCACTGCGAACAGCTGATTACTCACATGCTGGTGGTCCTGTTTCAGCCAGTACCACAAAGAATCCTCTATATCGGAAGCGGCGGCGACGGCAGCGACAGAAGCCTTCTCGTCATCGGACGCCGTCCTCATTCGTTTAATGGCTGGATGATCACCGGAGGTTCCTTGTTCCACAAGTGCGTCAAGTTCTGCTAATTCTGCGGCACCGCCCGAATGTTGAGAGTCCGGCGTTCCACCACCACCTCCACAGGACTGCGCTACGTTACGCAGCTTGTCTTCGCTTTTGCACCAGCCTCGCAGTGTCGACTCGGGCACACCGATGTCGCGTGCCACAGAAGCCTTCGACTCCCCATTGTGCACACGCTCGATCGCCTCTAgcttctccagcacagacagctGACGAATGGGCCTTTTAACAGGCACTAGCGACGGCGCAGTCTTCGCGCTCGCCATGGCGATGCGCCACGCCGCCACGATATCACTGCCGGCACACAGTGTTACTTGTGCCTAGGACGACAaacgagaacaacaacaacaacacagtcacACGAAGAGTGAGCCACTCGCTAAAACACGAGAATAATTTCAAATCTGCCTGCTGCTGGTCTACTCTTGTCGAGTTAATAACAAAGATATATACCTCTGCAGGCAACAGTGTTTACTTCTTGCAGTGGCAACACGCGTCGGTCGACACACGAA from Schistocerca nitens isolate TAMUIC-IGC-003100 chromosome 5, iqSchNite1.1, whole genome shotgun sequence includes these protein-coding regions:
- the LOC126260760 gene encoding dynein regulatory complex subunit 7-like, translated to MSDIATSLPVSATSGEFTSTTSIDDVLPNASSEELGSEEHFEDLYEPLPEPITEAHLKEIAYTLGLITLNWPEDAVTNVEERIHYPQSYRQNSDKEKLILWYAENFRRQFNFYYKDRKPLFLAAENECGLQKMVCTSIKVSKVPYPELSTWKGCADFISDHLQYEPLDKPTQLVSFTSKYSNENLSTKLFMKQIKCDNLRNRHKLDNSCNIYFIS
- the LOC126259242 gene encoding protein distal antenna-like, with amino-acid sequence MASAKTAPSLVPVKRPIRQLSVLEKLEAIERVHNGESKASVARDIGVPESTLRGWCKSEDKLRNVAQSCGGGGGTPDSQHSGGAAELAELDALVEQGTSGDHPAIKRMRTASDDEKASVAAVAAASDIEDSLWYWLKQDHQHVSNQLFAVAAADKLAAAAAAGAAVAAVANGGSGGGVAGGAASAAAPANAGWFWRWYKRYGYTQYPGDPLAALTAAPAPDLRAAGAALNGGGGGTASRSAALLDSVLLNNNNNLAAVAPAFNNNHGNTNTSATTHHDQHNSGASNGTNANGSAGNNNGSSDEDDELDESDEPPATAAEAVTHGEKFLRWLECCSDPSITAMQILQFRYLLNNVRACADRRARQTKTKKARSRRK